From one Marmota flaviventris isolate mMarFla1 chromosome 1, mMarFla1.hap1, whole genome shotgun sequence genomic stretch:
- the Smim30 gene encoding small integral membrane protein 30, with amino-acid sequence MTSVSTQLLLVLISLLLVLPVVEAVEAGDAIALLLGVVLSITGICACLGVYARKRNGQM; translated from the coding sequence ATGACCTCAGTTTCAACACAATTGCTCTTAGTCCTCATTTCATTGCTTTTGGTTCTGCCAGTTGTTGAAGCAGTAGAAGCCGGAGATGCAATCGCTCTCTTGTTAGGTGTGGTTCTCAGCATTACAGGCATTTGTGCTTGTCTTGGTGTGTATGCACGAAAGCGGAATGGACAGATGTAA